One genomic region from Vespa crabro chromosome 16, iyVesCrab1.2, whole genome shotgun sequence encodes:
- the LOC124429703 gene encoding serine-protein kinase ATM isoform X2: MKMSRLLEKVIAIAQLADSTKVTDKKKSILLLSELYESKEIINEISKHSEDNNNATVSWWNIFIIVHKLILCEADRLATKDVNKSNNERRTTCAVLLNTIRYSHESRTLTLKCNGLIQRVLEILQNRKYLSYCNTYLTILTTYIIPVRLYQINISSEQWEELLRACVNLYNDASINKCVVIDTIQTIIQHAYMYTDLSLEVKKLLPFLANILSDSKILEQMEESAYKLTNTMCHQIATENRIMLCQFSEDILPKIFNLNSYDEKYKFMLLFVQIHHPKGVHRENDGAFACNWSTWNSILRSMYEIILKDSKKGTLSKHFLQFASEVFNQVLQNPGTIWGLYNSTELYSQPVKRRCTSISSPVDMIDHDDVEEAWPMIQILTVLFAKYPKRLQSDDFISLLKILDTYLTHSSKYVKVIDSLYNFCTVLMEIEQLFLNGSNSEKVQHASNVHWYNIWDNLLRSLNTNQSEISAHRLAQCFIKYGKMRNTNSLFALYMSQTIRWSPNSLQTLILCCEHTPLPDDVPMFNTNLHSSMLNTRSVKLRFIEWLLNTPWFKVPSTMFIESLCNVLIGIPVKFFHENNTTFKTSGLTSPVREKSYLQEFLYDYPQSLSYKNIETCNLALTFEINLLTKVKTETVVSQQHLQVSLAKANVNTIDLKDVLIILKEYLHDIIDKKNENNDIRTIVMKITLAGKVATTVKKMNILMEDTEIDFIMSAIKDCLQHAYELLETIKLSKNNHKYFIDITKAFLILYETFRPAYTDMTRIIISLSTADILRNLFDLLNIEDENNFSYHEVRRYNDNFDVFQSKNKPSNKDQINDKNNDIHSLNIIRIKTIRTLTLFCCMNTGKERSKIQLDLMSNLMTIDNYDFSFAVDFKMAMIVLETFTECDKKVLHEKYKDAPVSFLLDLFQKCKEDEKYVRYVLKVLPYFIEYTANYDYDLIVIMDTISDFCKLLNNMRFGPIVHIDFLECLARIIEIKPLLMRHKQYAQYQYKLWLIIENLLTYMQNSLYILRLKAVKCMQKLYFSKCIEYERKLSFFEKLKNAAINLLSIEMKSYNNETDEIETRTASALLILATIICTSSTLQSSALVAILRLVENKRVKVKTVKKLLHSIRKLTKHHVLPNDDNLAHMLSHWLKACHTMQTFPWELTQYESQVEFYKAHINIIVFTEIQNFNVTNAKQLCTCVGYNFKDVFDNIFPQVLTWLLSLICQGCQKNPIDAKRANDMLHELMLNQENFETIDTFSNLFKINFDKVIVSIITRLHDEKHFHQMFQLQYKFPNANPPVLSKTDVNNCLQYIEENFVSSKSLQYYLATKGINKLQKILMNLVKNIYDMKFTEYKLKALHQYIYFCTVIMEGSKFNHFDGISIYLIREISYSLIHFIKENIDILSEIACKYFHIFLKYILPERRAEIEENLNYYVTILVPIAQLEKTPIAIELLEYLMIEQKELFSNAIAKLNTFPNQPKFQKILNVYNSLRYKDRMKRNLEEEIQHFLNATNQKIVNCNVESIAHLKLQLSTRRDELQELYNKLDNSCIKNYNLLHQLVCRLLDIIKSNQAISIEATKCLGQLGPIDLGTTILYNRKSYLKENADISNTLTYEIVTLLTEFLVDNEIELRIASANALDMILSSTWGQQILDKKNSKAIRQMSIDRSRSPLRLDYIRPFIHEVKNLNKNKITLDTIACNKYIKKDNPIWIETSNIPYAEWIVQITCNIIECFSGYYLEDLIPVCKLSIEMCELILPRIMFLITYINKELAIALSHCINGFFFYHFNDKDQSIHGLLHSSQYVQLHCDRNIVYFMLNLVNFIRTQAVENIPLELDFVYIAKAAQYCSAYFTAILYAELSCESLLIEPRDFSTVTKIDYAYECEPVLGRMLQNILRDASSKIGDPDAIRGCGSSHLQDSFSRVQHYIQMHEWDKVLLIKDIELSSGNKTAIEEMISALQQLGFHYLLGHYISTMSTSTKEMSNDIQLECAWRLSNWDISIFPQIMQSLCENNMKLKLSESDYYLYHFYALRCFHEKDESGVENAIKCARVCIMKALSNINLECNKEIYGKLTQLQMLSEIEELCSTKPEDYSKVLQKWQQCDITNFNEFQYTEPILTQRSIMYQINDTLCNNSIIKDELVGTHIKIAEIARNQGHLQIAARALDPALQAHVLRIYGNWMAETKSENPQTVIENYYQESIKISKSIKSKTSDVTKNVHDTQVALARFADAQFEHVKMYMRSPQFKSLKKCVEYSCSAAVKYDSTLQDTDIKRAMILSQKQNTNDTAELQNIEKEKNNYLLIAVRYYLITLCQSEDYNLLVFRLIALWLENAKNKEVNKLLEDNLNKIPSYKFLPLVPQLAAHMNNVSDEFSLKINKTLERCALDHPHHTLPVLLALKNLYGDYEFLKTKKNKKLEEEPRILGAKRLLKQLTSSKVSCIIQEMEILSHSLVMLANYETNDKCKRGTSFKIPTGQKIFKIKDFSNIFVPTLAVDVRCSGNYNDIISIVKYFDTYENVGGVNAPKKIICVGSDGIQRQQLLKGKDDLRQDAVMQQVFNVMNRLFEMSKEAKRRKLKIRTYKVVPLTQRSGILEWCHNTMPIATILIGSDGISGVHKKYNPHDYTALMCRKKMDEVSKKSNDVKLQQFLECCRHMRPAFHHFFIEKYPSPETWYEKRSAYTRSVATTSIAGYILGLGDRHLGNILMDQMTGEVIHIDFGIAFEQGKVLPLPETVPFRLTRDIEAAMGISGVEGIMRRGCEEILTVLRDQRQIIITLLQVLLYDPLFTWAITPAKAYTFQTGNTAMSSEDDEDHSKTNKTAERALLRIEQKLQGIEEGLVFSVPGQVEQLIQQARDPFNLCRLFCGWQPYL, from the exons ATGAAAATGTCGCGTCTTTTGGAAAAAGTAATCGCTATTGCTCAGCTTGCCGATAGTACGAAAGTAACGGATAAAAAG aaatctattttactattatcggaACTTTACGAGAGTAAAgagataattaatgaaataagtaAACATTCTGAAGACAACAACAATGCAACTGTCAGTTGGtggaacatttttattatcgtgcataaattaattttatgc GAAGCTGACAGACTTGCCACGAAAGATGTGAATAAATCTAATAACGAAAGACGAACCACTTGTGCCGTTTTGTTAAATACCATACGTTATTCTCATGAATCCAGAACATTGACGTTAAAATGCAATGGTTTAATACAACGGGTGCTTGAGATATTgcagaatagaaaatatttgtcttATTGCAATACTTATCTGACTATATTAACTACTTACATAATTCCAGTCCGGTTAtaccaaataaatatatcttcagAGCAATGGGAGGAATTATTAAGAGCATGTGTCAATTTGTACAACGATGCGTCTATCAACAAGTGTGTTGTAATAGATACCATTCAAACGATAATACaacatgcatacatgtatacgGATTTATCATTAgaagttaaaaaattattaccatttttaG CAAATATTTTGTCAGACTCTAAGATTCTCGAGCAGATGGAAGAGTCTGCTTACAAACTGACTAATACAATGTGTCATCAAATCGCAACTGAAAATAGAATAATGCTTTGTCAATTTAGCGAAGATATTTTgccaaaaatattcaatttaaatagCTATGATGAAAAATACAAGTTCATGCTGCTATTTGTACAAATTCATCATCCTAAAGGAGTTCATCGAGAAAATGATGGAGCATTTGCTTGTAATTGGTCTACATGGAATAGTATACTTCGAAGCatgtatgaaattattttgaaagattCTAAGAAAGGAACATTATCCAAACATTTTCTCCAGTTTGCAAGCGAAG taTTCAATCAAGTGCTTCAAAATCCTGGTACTATTTGGGGACTGTACAATTCTACTGAACTTTACTCGCAACCAGTCAAACGAAGATGCACCTCCATTAGTAGTCCAGTTGATATGATAGATCATGATGATGTGGAGGAAGCATGGCCTATGATTCAAATCTTAACAGTACTATTCGCAAAATATCCTAAAAGATTACAATCGGATgattttatatctcttttaaaaatattggatACTTACTTAACGCACTCGTCTAAATATGTTAAAGTTATTGACAGTTTATATAACTTTTGTACTGTTCTTATGGAAATAgaacaattatttttgaatGGCTCAAATTCTGAAAAGGTGCAACATGCTTCGAATGTGCATTGGTATAACATATGGGATAATCTTTTAag atCCCTTAACACTAATCAAAGTGAGATCTCTGCGCATAGACTTGCTCagtgttttataaaatatggaAAGATGAGAAATACAAATTCACTTTTTGCTTTATATATGTCTCAAACGATCAGATGGTCTCCTAATAGTTTgcaaacattaatattatgttGCGAACACACACCTTTACCGGACGATGTACCAATGTTCAATACAAATTTACATTCGTCAATGTTAAATACACGCTCTGTTAAATTACGTTTCATAGAGTGGTTATTAAACACGCCATGGTTTAAAGTTCCTTCGACAATGTTCATTGAAAGTTTGTGTAATGTATTGATTGGCATTCCAGTGAAATTctttcatgaaaataatacaaCGTTTAAAACATCTGGATTGACTTCACCCGTTCGTGAGAAGTCTTATTTACAGGAATTTCTATACGATTATCCACAATCcttatcttataaaaatatagaaacgtGTAATTTAGCATTaacatttgaaattaatttactcACAAAGGTGAAAACAGAGACTGTTGTTTCGCAACAACATTTACAAGTGTCGCTTGCCAAAGCAAACGTAAATACGATAGATTTGAAAGatgttcttataattttgaAGGAGTATTTgcatgatattatcgataaaaagaatgaaaacaatgatatacgaacgatagtaatgaaaaTTACACTTGCAGGTAAAGTTGCGACTACcgtgaaaaaaatgaatatactgATGGAAGATACTGAAATAGACTTTATTATGTCTGCAATAAAGGATTGTTTGCAGCATGCTTACGAATTATTAGAGACGATTAAATTGTccaaaaataatcataaatatttcatcgatatAACGAAAGCGTTTCTCATTTTATACGAAACGTTTCGTCCCGCATATACAGACATGACAAGgatcattatttctttgtcGACTGCAgatatattaagaaatttatttgactTACTTAATATTGAAGATGAGAATAATTTCTCTTATCACGAAGTTCGCCGTTACAACGATAACTTTGATGTAtttcaaagtaaaaataaacctTCGAATAAAGATCAAATAAATGACAAGAACAATGATATACATAGTCTGAATATTATCagaataaaaactataagaacTTTGACATTATTTTGTTGCATGAAtacaggaaaagaaagatcaaaAATTCAATTGGATTTAATGAGCAATCTGATGACcattgataattatgatttctCATTTGCAGTAGACTTTAAAATGGCAATGATAGTGCTGGAAACATTCACGGAATGCGACAAAAAGGTACTACATGAAAAGTACAAAGATGCTCCAGTTTCATTTCTATtggatttatttcaaaaatgtaAGGAAGATGAAAAGTATGTACGATATGTACTCAAAGTTCTAccttattttatcgaatacaCTGCCAACTATGATTATGATCTAATTGTAATAATGGATACCATTTCTGATTTTTGTAAGCTTCTTAATAATATGAGGTTTGGACCGATCGTACACATTGATTTCTTGGAATGTCTTGCAAGAATCATTGAAATCAAACCATTATTAATGAGGCATAAACAGTATGCTCAGTATCAGTACAAGTTATGGcttatcattgaaaatttattaacatatatgcaaaattctctttatatattacgATTGAAGGCAGTTAAATGTatgcaaaaattatatttttcaaaatgtatagaatatgaaaggaagctttccttttttgagaaattgaaaaatgctGCTATTAATTTACTATCCATTGAAatgaaaagttataataacgaaacggACGAAATAGAAACTAGAACGGCAAGTGCATTGTTAATATTAGCAACTATTATTTGTACTTCTAGTACACTTCAAAGCAGTGCATTAGTAGCAATATTACGATTAGTCGAGAATAAACGTGTAAAAGTGAAAACGGTCAAAAAGTTATTGCATAGTATAAGAAAGCTAACGAAACATCATGTCTTACCAAATGATGATAATCTGGCTCATATGTTATCGCATTGGTTGAAGGCGTGTCATACCATGCAAACATTTCCATGGGAATTGACTCAATATGAATCTCAAGTGGAATTTTATAAGGcacacattaatattatagtgtTCACTGAAATCCAAAATTTCAATGTCACGAATGCAAAACAACTTTGTACTTGCGTTGGGTACAATTTCAAAGatgtttttgataatatttttccacAAGTCTTAACATGGTTGCTTTCTTTGATTTGTCAAGGTTGTCAAAAAAATCCTATCGATGCTAAACGCGCAAATGATATGCTTCACGAATTGATGTTAAATCAAGAGAACTTTGAAACAATCGATACCTTTtctaatttgtttaaaattaattttgacaaagttattgtaagtattattacGAGATTGCACGATGAGAAACATTTTCATCAAATGTTtcaattacaatataaatttcCAAATGCTAATCCACCTGTTTTGAGTAAAACTGATGTCAACAATTGTCTACagtatatagaagaaaatttcGTTTCCTCTAAATCATTGCAATATTATTTAGCAAccaaaggaataaataaattacagaAGATATTGATGAACTtagtgaaaaatatttatgacatGAAATTTACCGAATACAAATTAAAGGCATTACAtcagtatatctatttttgcaCCGTAATAATGGAAGGATCAAAATTTAATCATTTCGATGGAATATCGATATATCTTATCAGAGAAATTAGTTATAGTTTGATACACTTTATCAAAGAGAACATTGATATACTGTCAGAAATAGCCTGTAAATATTTTcacatatttttgaaatacatTTTACCTGAACGACGTGcagaaattgaagaaaatttgaattattatgtTACTATTTTAGTTCCTATTGCTCAATTGGAAAAAACACCCATTGCCATAGAGCTACTTGAGTACTTGATGATTGAACAGAAAGAATTGTTTAGCAATGCAATAGcaaaattaaatacatttcCTAATCAGccaaaatttcaaaaaatattgaatgtaTATAATTCCCTGAGATATAAAGATAGAATGAAGCGTAATTTGGAGGAAGAAATTCAACACTTTTTAAATGCGACGAATCAAAAGATTGTAAACTGTAACGTGGAAAGCATAGCACATTTAAAGCTTCAATTATCAACCAGAAGAGATGAATTACAAGAACTGTACAATAAACTTGACAATAGTTgtatcaaaaattataatttactaCATCAATTGGTATGCAGATTATTGGACATTATTAAATCTAATCAGGCCATTTCAATAGAAGCTACAAAGTGTCTGGGACAATTAGGTCCTATTGATTTGGGAACGACAATtctttataatagaaaaagttaTCTAAAGGAGAACGCAGACATAAGCAATACGTTAACGTACGAGATAGTAACATTACTAACGGAATTTTTAGTTGATAATGAAATCGAACTTCGTATAGCTAGTGCTAATGCTTTAGATATGATACTGTCATCTACATGGGGACAACAAattttagataaaaagaattccAAAGCAATACGACAAATGTCAATTGATCGTTCAAGATCTCCATTACGTTTGGATTATATACGTCCATTTATACATGAAGTAAAAAATCTcaacaagaataaaataacCCTTGATACAATTgcttgtaataaatatattaagaaggATAATCCTATTTGGATAGAGACATCAAATATTCCTTATGCTGAATGGATTGTACAAATCACATGCAATATTATTGAATGTTTTTCTGGATATTACCTTGAAGATTTAATACCTGTTTGCAAATTAAGCATAGAAATGTGCGAATTAATACTACCAAGAATCATGTTTCTAATAACGtacattaataaagaattagCAATTGCACTATCTCATTGTATCAatggattctttttttatcatttcaatgACAAAGATCAGTCTATTCATGGTCTACTTCATTCATCGCAATATGTTCAATTGCACTGTGATCgtaatatagtatattttaTGCTGAATTTAGTCAATTTCATTAGGACTCAAGCAGTTGAAAACATTCCTTTAGAATTGGACTTTGTATACATAGCCAAAGCTGCTCAATATTGTTCGGCATATTTTACTGCTATCCTTTATGCAGAACTATCTTGTGAATCATTATTGATAGAACCTCGTGATTTTAGTACAGTTACCAAAATTGATTATGCCTATGAATGTGAACCTGTATTAGGAAGAATGTTACAAAATATTCTTAGAGATGCCTCCTCCAAAATCGGTGATCCAGACGCTATTCGCGGTTGTGGCTCTTCACATTTGCAAGATAGTTTCTCACGCGTTCAACATTATATACAAATGCACGAGTGGGATAAAGTTTtacttataaaagatatagaacTATCTTCTGGCAATAAAACAGCTATTGAAG agatGATCAGTGCATTGCAACAATTaggatttcattatttattgggACATTATATATCTACAATGAGTACATCTACCAAAGAAATGAGTAATGATATTCAATTGGAATGTGCATGGCGACTTAGTAATTGggatatatcaatatttccACAAATTATGCAATCCCTATGCGAAAACAATATGAAGTTAAAACTATCCGAATCTGACTATTATTTGTATCACTTCTATGCATTAAGATGTTTTCATGAAAAAGATGAATCGGGCGTAGAAAATGCAATCAAGTGTGCACGAGTGTGCATAATGAAAGCTCTATCTAACATTAACTTAG AgtgtaataaagaaatttatggGAAATTAACACAACTTCAAATGCTTTCCGAAATAGAAGAACTATGTTCAACAAAACCTGAGGATTATTCTAAAGTTCTGCAAAAGTGGCAGCAATGTGACATCACAAATTTTAACGAGTTTCAATACACTGAGCCAATATTGACGCAAAGATCTATTATGTATCAAATAAATGATACATTGtgtaataattctattatcaAAGATGAACTTGTCGGTACGCATATAAAAATTGCTGAAATTGCGCGAAATCAAGGACATCTACAAATAGCTGCACGTGCGTTAG ATCCGGCTTTGCAAGCCCATGTTCTTCGCATTTATGGAAACTGGATGGCTGAAACAAAATCTGAAAATCCTCAG accgtcatagaaaattattatcaagaatcaataaaaataagtaagtCGATAAAAAGCAAAACGTCTGATGTTACCAAAAATGTACATGACACACAAGTTGCCTTGGCTAGATTTGCAGATGCTCAATTTGAACATGTTAAAATGTATATGAGATCTCCTCAATttaaaagtttgaaaaaatgtGTAGAATATTCGTGTAGTGCTGCTGTCAAATATGACTCAACATTGCAAGATACAGATATTAAAAGAGCAATGATACTTAGTCAAAAACAGAATACGAATGATACTGCTGAACtacaaaatattgaaaaggagaaaaacaaCTATCTTTTAATAGCAGTACG atattatttaataacattatgccAGAGTGAAGATTACAATCTTTTAGTATTTCGATTGATTGCTCTTTGGCTTGAGAATGCGAAGAATAAAGAGGTAAATAAATTACTAGAAGacaatttaaataagataccatcatataaatttttaccacttgtgccacaattggCAGCACACATGAACAACGTATCTGATGAATTTTCtctcaaaataaataaaacattagaGCGTTGTGCATTGGATCATCCACATCACACGTTACCTGTGCTATTggcattaaaaaatttatatggtGATTATGAATTCcttaaaactaaaaaaaataaaaaattagaagaagaacCCAGAATATTGGGTGCTAAAAGGCTTCTGAAACAATTAACTTCGTCGAAAGTATCTTGTATTATTcaagaaatggaaatattatcTCACTCTTTGGTAATGCTAGCTAATTATGAAACTAATGATAAATGTAAAC GTGGTACGTCATTTAAAATACCTACTGGtcaaaaaattttcaagatcAAAGATTTTTCCAATATATTTGTACCTACTTTAGCCGTTGATGTTAGATGCAGTGGAAATTACAATGACATAATTAGtattgttaaatactttgatacCTATGAGAATGTTGGAGGTGTGAATGCTCCCAAAAAGATTATTTGTGTTGGTAGTGATGGCATACAAAGACAACAATTACTGAAG GGAAAAGATGATTTACGACAAGATGCTGTAATGCAACAAGTTTTTAATGTAATGAATAGACTTTTTGAAATGAGTAAAGAAGCGAAACGacgtaaattgaaaattagaaCATACAAg GTAGTACCGTTAACACAAAGATCAGGTATATTAGAATGGTGCCATAATACAATGCCTATTGCAACTATATTAATAGGTAGCGATGGAATTTCTGgtgttcataaaaaatataatccacATGATTATACTGCATTAATGTGTAGAAAAAAGATGGAC GAAGTTtcaaaaaaatcaaacgatgTCAAGCTACAACAGTTTTTAGAATGCTGTAGACATATGCGTCCAGCTTTTCATCATttctttattgaaaaatatccaTCGCCTGAAACGTGGTACGAGAAACGATCAGCTTATACACGCAG tGTAGCAACAACTTCTATAGCAGGATATATATTAGGTTTAGGAGATAGGCATCTTGGTAATATATTAATGGATCAGATGACTGGAGAAGTGATTCATATAGATTTTG GCATAGCATTTGAACAAGGTAAAGTTCTACCACTACCTGAAACTGTACCATTTCGTCTCACAAGAGACATTGAAGCCGCAATGGGAATCTCAGGTGTGGAAGGTATTATGAGAAGAGGTTGTGAGGAAATATTGACAGTATTACGAGATCAaagacaaataattataacattgcTTCAAGTACTTCTTTATGACCCTCTTTTTACATGGGCTATAACTCCTGCAAAAGCATATACTTTTCAAACTGGTAATACAGCAATGTCTTCTGAAGATGATGAAG atcatAGCAAAACGAATAAAACTGCAGAAAGGGCACTCTTAAGGATAGAACAAAAATTGCAAGGTATAGAAGAAGGTTTAGTATTTAGTGTACCTGGGCAAGTCGAACAACTTATACAACAAGCACGTGATCCATTTAATTTGTGTCGTTTATTTTGTGGGTGGCAACCATATCTataa